The Carnobacterium sp. 17-4 genome has a window encoding:
- a CDS encoding FAD-dependent oxidoreductase, with amino-acid sequence MKIIVIGSVASGTSVAAKARRNTEEAEIVVYDQGKDISYSVCGIPYQIGGEVEELSALTPRDAAWFKKRYNVSVFTEHKVTKIDQTNKQVEVTDLVSGEKKSDHYDVLVFATGASPFTPPPFNQKKYDNVFQVRNIQDARDIGAYSVKQPKKALIIGAGFIGLEMTEQLIHKGLEVTVVQLEDQVMPPMDADMTFRVEEHMREKGVNLILSDTVKTIEGETSIEKVITTNGVTIEPDIVILSAGVRPNTELAKEMGVEIGTSRAIAVNKKMQTNLPDVYAVGDVAESFSVITGKPIYRPLGSTANKMGRIAGDVITGGDLEHRGVLGTGIFRIFDLHVGQTGLTEKEAKKEGYDVEILYNIKPDHAEYLGGKELTIKALADKKTGRILGAQAIGQGGVDKRIDVIATAITFKAKAEDLFHLDLAYAPPFATTKDPILYTGMALDNALKRNPLMTPADLVQLQDTGETLQIVDTRSKKDFEKAHVKGAIHIPLAELRERSTELDQALVTITYCNKGVTGNAAQNVLIHHGFTKVYNLSGGNKNYQNYLKMMRLKK; translated from the coding sequence ATGAAAATTATTGTGATTGGATCCGTTGCTTCAGGTACATCTGTAGCAGCTAAAGCTAGAAGAAACACTGAGGAAGCTGAAATTGTCGTTTATGATCAAGGAAAAGACATTTCTTATTCTGTCTGTGGGATTCCTTATCAAATTGGTGGAGAAGTAGAAGAATTAAGTGCCTTAACTCCTAGAGATGCAGCATGGTTCAAAAAGAGATACAATGTCTCAGTTTTCACCGAGCATAAAGTGACAAAGATTGATCAGACCAACAAACAAGTAGAAGTGACAGATCTTGTTTCTGGAGAAAAGAAAAGTGATCACTATGATGTATTGGTTTTTGCAACAGGTGCTTCTCCATTCACTCCACCTCCATTTAACCAAAAGAAATATGACAATGTGTTCCAAGTTCGAAACATTCAAGACGCCCGAGATATTGGAGCCTATTCAGTTAAACAACCCAAAAAAGCATTGATTATTGGAGCTGGATTTATTGGTTTAGAAATGACGGAACAATTGATTCATAAAGGATTGGAAGTAACCGTTGTTCAATTAGAAGATCAAGTGATGCCCCCAATGGACGCGGACATGACTTTCCGTGTCGAGGAGCATATGCGCGAGAAAGGCGTGAATTTGATCCTTAGCGACACTGTGAAAACGATTGAAGGAGAAACATCAATCGAGAAAGTTATTACGACAAATGGCGTTACGATTGAACCAGATATCGTTATCCTATCTGCAGGTGTACGCCCTAATACAGAATTAGCTAAAGAAATGGGCGTAGAAATTGGAACTTCCAGAGCCATTGCGGTAAACAAAAAAATGCAAACCAATCTTCCAGATGTCTATGCGGTTGGGGATGTGGCAGAAAGCTTCTCCGTTATTACAGGCAAACCCATCTATCGTCCACTAGGCTCAACAGCTAATAAAATGGGTCGAATCGCTGGAGATGTGATTACTGGTGGCGATTTAGAGCATCGAGGAGTATTAGGGACAGGGATTTTTAGAATCTTTGATCTACACGTTGGTCAAACAGGATTAACCGAAAAAGAAGCAAAAAAAGAAGGTTATGATGTTGAAATTTTATATAATATCAAGCCAGACCATGCTGAGTATTTAGGTGGGAAAGAATTAACGATCAAAGCATTAGCAGATAAAAAAACCGGTCGCATTCTAGGTGCGCAAGCTATTGGTCAAGGTGGCGTCGACAAACGAATCGACGTAATCGCAACAGCTATCACCTTTAAAGCAAAAGCTGAAGATTTATTCCATTTAGATTTGGCTTACGCTCCCCCATTTGCGACAACGAAAGACCCTATTCTTTATACGGGCATGGCATTGGATAATGCCTTAAAACGTAATCCATTGATGACACCAGCTGATTTAGTGCAGCTTCAAGATACAGGTGAGACTCTGCAAATCGTCGATACACGTTCAAAAAAGGATTTTGAAAAAGCTCATGTTAAAGGAGCGATTCATATTCCTCTTGCTGAATTAAGAGAGAGAAGTACAGAGTTAGATCAAGCTTTAGTAACAATCACCTACTGCAATAAAGGAGTTACAGGTAATGCTGCTCAAAATGTATTGATTCATCATGGCTTTACAAAAGTGTACAACTTATCAGGTGGAAATAAAAATTATCAAAATTACCTCAAGATGATGAGACTAAAAAAATAA
- a CDS encoding ArsR/SmtB family transcription factor yields the protein MDYESYAKVMKALSDPKRVQIIDMLSNGELCACDILEQFDFTQPTLSHHIKVLLNAGLVTVEKIGTWHHYSLNEKCINQLVSDTSQLTSATTQQIGGENS from the coding sequence ATGGACTATGAATCTTATGCAAAAGTGATGAAAGCTTTGTCCGATCCTAAACGTGTACAAATAATAGATATGCTTTCTAATGGTGAGTTATGTGCTTGCGATATTCTGGAGCAATTTGATTTTACACAGCCTACGTTATCTCATCATATAAAAGTTCTTTTAAATGCAGGTTTAGTTACAGTAGAAAAAATTGGAACATGGCATCATTATTCATTAAATGAAAAGTGTATTAATCAACTAGTATCTGATACTAGTCAACTTACTTCTGCAACTACACAGCAAATAGGAGGAGAAAATTCATGA
- a CDS encoding type IA DNA topoisomerase, with protein sequence MGHTVILAEKPSQAQAYAESFGKFSKKDGYIVLNSSNDVITWGFGHLVELASPEEYKDEWKKWNMKELPIIPEIFKFKVGQGKAKQFNVVKKLLQEADQIIIATDSDREGENIARSIINQAKAGNKEIKRLWINSLESDEIQKGFSDLRDGREFYSSYIEAQTRQISDWLVGINLSRMYTLSLQKKGINEGVFSVGRVQTPTLYMIYTRQKQIENFIPEPFFELHATVKAENGLFKAKYSKKFSTKKELQELIQKHGLLASNPGMISSVETKRISQPSPFLFSLSDLQSLVNKKYKVSPSDTLKHVQSLYEAKLVSYPRSDCRYITDSEFRYLLERIEGYQGILNHTIKEPNTSKRKRYVDGSKVQEHYAIIPTKKVPTQKALEKLPSIQREIYFTILRRSMAMFETDYKYDETTVTVDIKTVPFISKGKVILDKGWQRLEYGASKKSNKETTSELPLVKKGELVEADLNTSEGFTSPPKTYTEGTLITAMKTCGKELENEEEKEILKATEGIGTEATRANVLETLKKQNYIEIQKNNVTVTQKGEILCQAVENTLLSSPEMTAKWETYLKKIKNEDGTQQAFLDSIQKFIAHTLDSSAQVIEKRDWSTHTNSINHLSQKTIGKCPVCGQMMIDKGKFYGCSGYSNGCTFTLPKRYVGKTLSEATLKKLLDTRETQLLKGFKKKTGQTFSAALILTEDNKLLFKPYEKTEKK encoded by the coding sequence ATGGGACATACAGTAATACTTGCAGAGAAACCTTCCCAAGCGCAGGCTTATGCTGAGTCTTTTGGAAAGTTTTCAAAAAAAGACGGGTATATTGTTTTAAATTCATCTAATGATGTGATTACTTGGGGATTTGGACACTTAGTCGAGTTGGCTTCTCCAGAGGAATACAAGGATGAATGGAAGAAATGGAACATGAAAGAGCTGCCTATTATTCCTGAAATATTTAAATTTAAAGTAGGACAGGGAAAAGCCAAGCAATTTAATGTCGTAAAAAAATTGTTACAAGAAGCTGATCAAATCATCATCGCTACCGATAGCGATCGCGAAGGAGAAAATATTGCGCGTTCGATTATCAATCAAGCTAAAGCGGGGAATAAAGAAATTAAGCGATTATGGATCAATTCACTTGAATCTGATGAAATCCAAAAAGGTTTTTCTGATTTAAGAGATGGAAGAGAATTTTATTCTTCATACATTGAAGCCCAAACACGGCAAATAAGTGATTGGTTGGTGGGCATTAATTTATCTCGTATGTATACTCTCTCTTTGCAAAAAAAAGGCATTAATGAAGGAGTATTCAGTGTCGGACGCGTTCAAACACCGACACTTTATATGATTTACACGCGCCAGAAACAGATTGAAAACTTTATTCCAGAACCCTTTTTCGAATTACATGCAACAGTAAAAGCTGAAAATGGGCTATTTAAAGCTAAGTACAGTAAGAAATTCTCAACAAAAAAAGAACTGCAAGAATTAATCCAAAAACACGGTTTACTGGCTAGCAATCCTGGTATGATTTCTTCTGTTGAAACTAAACGGATATCACAGCCTTCGCCATTTCTGTTTTCGTTAAGTGATTTGCAAAGTTTAGTAAACAAAAAATATAAAGTGAGCCCTTCTGATACGTTGAAACATGTACAGTCGCTTTATGAGGCTAAATTAGTAAGTTACCCCAGAAGTGATTGCAGATATATCACTGATTCAGAGTTTCGATATTTGTTAGAAAGAATAGAAGGGTATCAAGGTATATTAAACCACACCATTAAAGAGCCAAATACAAGCAAACGAAAACGCTATGTAGACGGTTCAAAGGTTCAAGAGCATTATGCTATTATTCCAACTAAAAAAGTACCTACACAAAAAGCATTAGAGAAGCTGCCATCTATTCAAAGAGAGATTTACTTTACTATTTTAAGGCGATCAATGGCTATGTTTGAGACAGACTATAAATATGATGAAACAACTGTCACTGTAGACATTAAAACTGTTCCGTTTATAAGCAAAGGAAAGGTGATATTGGATAAAGGTTGGCAGCGATTAGAATATGGTGCAAGCAAAAAGTCGAATAAAGAAACAACTAGTGAATTACCTTTAGTAAAAAAAGGGGAGTTAGTAGAAGCAGATCTAAATACTTCAGAAGGATTTACTTCGCCACCGAAAACGTACACAGAAGGTACGTTGATTACCGCAATGAAAACTTGCGGCAAAGAATTGGAAAATGAAGAAGAAAAAGAGATCTTAAAGGCAACAGAAGGTATTGGGACAGAAGCAACAAGAGCGAATGTTTTAGAAACCCTTAAAAAGCAGAACTATATAGAGATTCAAAAAAACAATGTGACGGTTACTCAAAAAGGGGAAATCTTGTGCCAAGCTGTCGAAAATACCCTCCTAAGCAGTCCTGAAATGACGGCTAAGTGGGAAACCTATCTAAAGAAAATTAAAAATGAAGACGGCACCCAACAAGCTTTCTTAGACAGCATTCAAAAATTTATTGCTCATACCTTAGATTCAAGTGCACAAGTTATTGAAAAGAGAGATTGGTCTACTCATACCAATAGTATCAACCATTTGTCGCAGAAGACAATTGGAAAGTGTCCAGTTTGTGGTCAGATGATGATCGACAAAGGAAAGTTTTATGGATGTAGTGGCTATAGCAATGGTTGCACCTTCACTTTGCCCAAAAGGTACGTAGGGAAAACACTTTCTGAAGCAACACTTAAAAAGTTACTAGATACGAGAGAAACGCAGTTATTAAAAGGATTTAAGAAAAAAACTGGACAAACGTTTTCAGCTGCCCTTATATTGACAGAAGACAACAAGTTATTGTTTAAACCTTATGAAAAAACAGAAAAGAAATGA